A section of the Chloroflexota bacterium genome encodes:
- a CDS encoding undecaprenyl-diphosphate phosphatase, with the protein MLTFPQAIILGLLQGVTELFPVSSLGHSVILPQLLGWTDVVAAQSAKESYFLAFLVGLHVATATALLIFYRRTWIRIVGGVLGSLRDRRIETPEARLGWLLVVATIPAGLAGLIFEHTFRVVFATPLFAAGFLVVNGIILAAGEWLRRRASGRDMAVPRGAIRAASPTSRTGSAAVRPASSAARASADEEAAERRLGALGFPVAVIVGCAQTFALLAGISRSGITMVAGLVRGLDHEDAARFSFLLATPIILAAGVYKLPDLIGPNGDGVRTQILAGSVAAGIAAYLSVRFLTRYFTTRTLTPFAIYCVVVGTLALVRFG; encoded by the coding sequence GTGCTGACCTTTCCCCAGGCGATCATCCTCGGCCTCCTCCAGGGGGTCACGGAGCTGTTCCCGGTCTCGAGCCTCGGGCACTCGGTCATCCTGCCGCAGCTCCTCGGCTGGACGGACGTCGTCGCTGCTCAATCCGCCAAGGAGTCGTACTTCCTCGCCTTCCTCGTCGGCCTCCATGTCGCGACCGCGACCGCGCTCCTCATCTTCTACCGGCGGACGTGGATCCGGATCGTCGGCGGCGTTCTCGGCTCGCTCCGTGACCGGCGGATCGAGACGCCGGAGGCGCGGCTCGGCTGGCTCCTCGTGGTCGCGACGATCCCGGCCGGGCTTGCCGGGCTCATCTTCGAGCACACGTTCCGCGTCGTCTTCGCGACGCCGCTGTTCGCGGCCGGGTTCCTCGTCGTCAACGGCATCATCCTCGCCGCCGGGGAGTGGCTCAGGCGACGAGCCTCGGGGCGCGACATGGCCGTGCCGCGAGGCGCGATCCGGGCCGCATCGCCGACGTCCCGGACCGGATCGGCGGCAGTGCGTCCGGCATCGTCGGCGGCGCGCGCGTCCGCGGACGAGGAGGCCGCCGAGCGACGGCTCGGTGCCCTCGGGTTTCCCGTCGCGGTCATCGTGGGTTGCGCCCAGACGTTCGCGCTCCTCGCCGGGATCAGCCGGTCCGGCATCACCATGGTCGCCGGCCTCGTCCGCGGCCTCGATCACGAGGATGCGGCCCGGTTCTCGTTCCTCCTCGCGACACCGATCATCCTCGCCGCCGGCGTCTACAAGCTGCCGGATCTCATCGGCCCGAACGGCGACGGCGTGCGGACCCAGATCCTCGCCGGCAGTGTCGCGGCGGGCATCGCCGCCTACCTGTCAGTCCGATTCCTCACCCGCTATTTCACGACCCGCACGCTGACCCCGTTCGCCATCTACTGCGTCGTCGTGGGGACGCTCGCTCTCGTCAGGTTCGGGTAA
- a CDS encoding response regulator transcription factor translates to MKILMLEDDQRLRSVVVRGLHRAGHSVEVAGTLEEARWFLSETTSDVLILDVMLPDGDGFGLCAELRAKGDWTPVLMLTARDAVTDRVRGLDVGADDYLVKPFAFAELEARLRALDRRGTSERPPTLIVGTLELDPASHRATLGSRRLELTGRQFSLLEFFARRADQVLPRSTILDQVWDWAFDGDPRIVDVYVRALRQALSSGPGDPSIETIRGVGYTLRPGGPAAEREPAPS, encoded by the coding sequence ATGAAGATCCTCATGCTCGAGGATGACCAGCGCCTTCGATCGGTCGTCGTCCGCGGACTCCATCGCGCCGGTCACTCCGTCGAGGTCGCGGGCACCCTCGAGGAAGCGCGCTGGTTCCTCTCGGAAACGACCTCCGACGTCCTCATCCTCGACGTCATGCTGCCGGACGGCGACGGGTTCGGCCTGTGCGCCGAGCTTCGTGCCAAGGGCGACTGGACGCCCGTCCTCATGCTCACGGCGCGGGACGCGGTCACGGACCGGGTACGCGGCCTCGACGTGGGTGCGGACGACTATCTCGTCAAGCCGTTCGCATTCGCGGAGCTCGAGGCGCGCCTCCGGGCGCTCGACCGTCGCGGCACGAGCGAGCGTCCGCCGACGCTCATCGTCGGGACCCTCGAGCTTGATCCGGCGAGCCACCGGGCGACCCTGGGATCGCGGCGACTCGAGCTGACCGGACGGCAGTTCTCGCTGCTCGAGTTCTTCGCCCGGCGGGCGGACCAGGTCCTCCCCCGCTCCACGATCCTCGACCAGGTCTGGGACTGGGCCTTCGATGGCGACCCCCGGATCGTCGATGTGTACGTCCGCGCCCTCCGCCAGGCCCTGTCGTCCGGCCCGGGGGACCCGTCCATCGAGACGATCCGCGGCGTCGGATACACACTCCGCCCCGGCGGTCCCGCCGCCGAGCGCGAGCCCGCGCCATCGTGA